GTCGATTCTGCCACTAAAAGAACCTTTGGAGTGCGTGGCTGCGTAGAAATGCAGTACGTAGGCAATGTTCGTTGAATTAACTGGGTCAGAAGCGCCGTTTTGCGGGTTTTGTGACCAACTCGGGGTTCCGACGATAATCAAGTTTTGCGTGTTGTTGCGGATGGCAGAGCTAATCGTGTTGGCGTAGCCCTTGATGGCGCTCCAGTTACCACCGCTGCCATCGACTGGTTCGTTATAGATTTCGTAAATGACGTTTGGCACGTCCTTGTATTTCTTGGAAATAGTTTCGAAGAAGGTCTTTGCGAGTGACGTCTCCGAATGGGCTCTGTGGCTGTGCCAGTCGATAATGATATACACGTCGTTTTCGATAGCGGCTTTGACCATTCTATCGATTGTAGAAAGCTGACCTTCTGGGCTCTTCGCGTAAGAAGTCTGATCGTCCAACTTGTTTTTGGTGCCGCCATCGGAATCGTAGTATTCAATACCCATGGCATAACGGAACACGTCAATTTTGAGGTTGTCTACAGCCCATGAAATGACGGTCGGGTTGTAGTAAGAAAGACCCGTTGCGTCGGACCAGAAAAGGCTTACACCACGGAGCATGGCTTGCTGGTTGTTCTTCGCGCCAACAATCTTGTTGCCGCTCGTGTGAAGGGCTCCGTAATAAGATACTGGCCCAACTTTCTTGGGAGTTGCTGTTGATGCATCGGCTGCAAAGGCAGATATTGCCGTAGCGGCCAGGATGCTTGTCAGTAGCTTTGTCAATTTCATGAGTGTGTTCCTTTTGTTTTGACAAAAAATATTTTAATAAAGCTAAGATAGTAAACAATTTACACTAATTTTTTGTTTACCGTTGTAACACTAAGCTAATTAAGCTTTGTGTTTTGTTCACCGTCACCCTGTTTGGTTATTGCTATATAATGTAGTTTTCTGTGCGCAAGAATGAAATACTTGTAATCGTAATAAAAAAGTTGCGTTTTCACTGTGTGACTGAAAGCACAAAACAAATTTGTAACAAAATTTGTATGTATTTTGGAAGCTTCCAAAGTATTATATTTCAATGGAAAGGGCGGTTTGTAATTAATAATGTAAATTTTTTTTTCAAACGGCTGTAGGTATGGCATTTTTGAAGAAAAAAAAATATATTGTTGTCCAAATCACCCATTTTGGGAAAAACTATTAAAAAAAGAGAGAGAATTATGAATAAGAAACTCACAATTGCATCGGCACTTCTTGCTGCCTCTGCTGCATTTGCTTTCCAAACATGGATTGGTGCTGATGAAGGCTCCTACCGTGTTTTGACTGAAATTGGTAACAGTACCGATACCGAAGGCTATTGGTTTAGCTATAACGATAAGAATGACGGCGGTGAATCCGAGGTTGTTTGGCCGGTTACTCCGGGTACTACCTATTCCGACGACGCTTTGGACCCGATTATTGATGAATGCAAGGGTGTTTGCGGTACAGCTTCCCTTTCCAAGGGCACCTTGACCTATCCGGCATTTGTTGGTATCGGCTTTAACGTTGTCGGTGAAAATGCTAAGGATAAAACCAAGTCTGATCCGGGTGACGCTACTGCTTGGGGTGGTGTTTGCATTACCTATACCTCTGATGCTAAGGCCCAACTTGAACTCGGTCTCGGTGACTTCGACACTGAAATTAAGTATGCTAACCCGTACGTTGATCTTGCCAAGGCTACTTCGCCTATGACGAAGACCATTTCTTGGTCTCAGTTTAAGCAGCCGACTTGGTACACTGACAAAAACAAGATTTCCGGTGATGAAGCTGCAGCTCAGCTCGTTGCTATTAAGTTCAAAATTCAGGGCGCTGATGGTGACTATAAGTTTAACATCTGCGCAATTGGGGTGCTATTCACTCTGTCCGTGGTGCATCCTCTGTTAAGGCTCTCCTCTCTGGCCGTACCCTCAGCTTCTCTGGCGTTAAGTCCGACGCAACTGCAGAAGTCATGAACCTCCAGGGTCAGGTTGTTGCTAAGGGTGACGCTTCTAGCGCAATGAACCTCTCTGCTCTCGATGCAGGCGTCTACATGGTTCGCGTTGCTGGCAAGTCCGTCAACTTCACCAACAAGATTGTCTTGAAGTAATTTTCGGATCTGCAAAGATTTAAGAAAAGGATCGCGTGAGCGGTCCTTTTCTTTTTTAAGTTTGTTTTAAAATTATTGCTTTTGCTCACAAGTAAATTTGTTTTTCTATTTTGTAATTGCGCTAAAAGCTATATTTATATATATTACATTGGCATTTACAGACTCCGTTTTCCGGGGATATTTTAACGAGGCTTTTATGACTTTCAAAAAAATCCTGTTGCCTGCTTTTATTGGCTCAGCTTTTTTCTTGGGCGCCTGTGGCGATGACGCTCCGGTTTCTCCAAATAATTTGACTCCGAGCTCTGCTGTTGTCAATCCGTCTTTGAGCTCTTCTTCTGGAATTACACCGTTGCCGACCTCCTCTGCTCCGGTTCCTGCAAGCTCATCGGCGGCATCTGTTGTTGTAAATTATCCTCAGCTTGCGACTGGGGCAAATAGTACATATGCATTAGCCAATTATACATATTGGAAGTCTTATCATGTTTCTTCAGTAGAACAGGATATGGCTCTTTATCCGTCTATTGCGCCTGAATTTCCGCTGGTGTTTTCGGCGGCGTTCTTGCCGGCTAGTCGTGTCATTTGGTCGAACCAATCAACGGGTTATTACAAACAGTCTTGTTCTGTAGATGATGCTGTAGATAACAAATACCGCGCTTGTACTGTATCTGAAGGTATGGGTTACGGTATGCTTTTGGCTTATTTTAATGGCGATGATGCAACGTTCAATTCCTTGTGGAATTACACGCGTGCCTTCAGGGATTATGAAGGTACAGGGCTTATGCCGTGGATTACCTACTCGTTCCACTACTCAACTCCGGATAATTCCAGTGCAACGGATGCCGATTTGGATATTGCAACGTCCTTGATTCTTATGTATTACAAGACAGGCAATGCAATGTACTTGCAAGATGCTTTGGTCCTTGTGAATGCCCTTTGGAATTTAGAAGTGAACCCGGCGAATTTGCTCCTTTACTCTGGTGATACAGATCTTTGGAAGGGCGCCAATCCGGCTTACAACTTGAGCTACTTCTCTCCGGTGGCGCTTAGACTCTTTGCTATTGTGGATCCGGCACATAATTGGACTGGTGTGTTGGAAGCCATGTACGCTTACATGCAGAAGGTGCAGAATGCTGGTACGGGCGTGTTCCCGGATTGGAGCAATGAGGCTGGTGTAGCTGTTAATCCGCCTAACAATTCTGCAACTACTACCTACTGGACATTCAACAAGGAAGCTGTCCGTATTCCGTGGCGTATTGCTTGGGATTATTATTGGTATCAGGATCCTCGTGCGGCTACGATTCTCACCAAGTTGAATACGTTTATTTCGGATAAGGCTAAGGGCAATCCTGATGATAAGGCTCTTGCTGTTAACTATTCATGGAATTTGGATGTGGGTAAAGACAAAACGAACAATACCTCCGTTCCGTCAGAGTGGTATGCCGCTTGGTGCGCTACGGGTATTGCTGGCAATGCTGCATGGCTCAATGCTTGCACTATGGGCATGAATAACACGGTTCACACGAATGGATTGCCTCTTTGGAATTCTAAATCGAGCTATTTCTCGGATATCTTGTTTACGATGTATTCGGGCTTGTTGAACGGTGCGTTCCTCCGCCCTGCCGGAATCTAGTTTAGCAGTTCCAAGTATCTTTCTTTATCTATCGCCCTGCATCTATTGTGGGGTCGATTTTTTTTAGATGGAATTTGTATATTCTTTAATATGAAAAAGAACGCGAATACTAAGGTCTCGAAGCCTGTCAAGGCGAAAAAAGCTAAGGCCGAGACTCAAGAAAAAAATGCTGACTCGTTGCTTGTTGCAACGAAAAACGATTCGACGAATGTCCTTGCGGTAGAACCGGATAGCTCAAGTGTGGGTGGTTCTGCGAACGAACTCCAGCTCCCGACGCCGGAGCAATTAGGTATTTCTATATCGACGGGATTGTCTGGCGCTCCGCTTAAGGTGATCGTGGGCGATACGATTGATTTTCCGGTGACGGTCTCATGGAGTGCTCAAGGCAGTGCCATTTTGGTGGTGCCTACGAGTTCTGCCAATGCGAAGGGGCTTTTGCAGTTGGGCGTTTCGCAGGAATCGAGTCGTACGGTGAAGGATGGCAAGGAACTGGCGCAGATTACGTTCAATTACAAGCTCGTTGTTCAGGATACGGGTAACTTGAATATCCCGGCGATGCGATTTGAAATCCCGACGCCTATGGGCCAGTCGCTGGACTTGCGTAGCGATTCTGTGCCGCTGCGTGCTGACGCTCCTGTGAGTATGTTGCCGATTGTGGTTGGCGTTTTTGTCGCTTTGTGCTTGGTTTTTGCTGGTCTGTGGCGTGTGCGTCGCAGAGCAAAGGCTAAAAAGGTTCTTGAAAAATGGAAAGATGCTTTGGCTGCAATCCGTGAACACATGCTTGTTTTGAAGCAACGCGTGAATGTGGCCGATAGCCGCGAATGGCTTTTGGAACTTGAAGGCGTTTGCAAAGAATACGTGGCGCTTCGTTTTCATGTCAAGGATGCATCTTCAGTCAATCTTGATAATCTTGTGAAAGAGGGTGTGCTTGATGGCTGGGAACATCTTGTTGAAGAATTTGCTCATGCCCGCTATGGTGGCGGCATCCGCGATAGCTTTGAAAATAAGGAAACTTGGAAAATAGCCTTGTCGCTGATGGGCTTGGAAGAAGAGTGATTTAGACGAGAGCACGGCTCTCCGAGCCTACAGACGAGAGAGGCGGCTTAGCCGCAGTGGTTAGGTACGTGTCATCCTGGAGGGCAAAGCCCGATAGGATCCATAGTGTTGTCTATTGTCATTCCCGGTAGAGACTGTCCCGGACATGTTTCGGGGCGGGAATCTCTTTTTTTGTGCATTTATTCTGAAAAATCTGATAAGCGGATGAAATCAGCAGATAAAATGCTCTTGCATTTATCCAAAATAATCTAATTTTGAAGAATGGTTTG
This DNA window, taken from Fibrobacter succinogenes, encodes the following:
- a CDS encoding T9SS C-terminal target domain-containing protein yields the protein MNKKLTIASALLAASAAFAFQTWIGADEGSYRVLTEIGNSTDTEGYWFSYNDKNDGGESEVVWPVTPGTTYSDDALDPIIDECKGVCGTASLSKGTLTYPAFVGIGFNVVGENAKDKTKSDPGDATAWGGVCITYTSDAKAQLELGLGDFDTEIKYANPYVDLAKATSPMTKTISWSQFKQPTWYTDKNKISGDEAAAQLVAIKFKIQGADGDYKFNICAIGVLFTLSVVHPLLRLSSLAVPSASLALSPTQLQKS
- a CDS encoding T9SS type A sorting domain-containing protein; the protein is MNLQGQVVAKGDASSAMNLSALDAGVYMVRVAGKSVNFTNKIVLK
- a CDS encoding glycosyl hydrolase family 8; this translates as MTFKKILLPAFIGSAFFLGACGDDAPVSPNNLTPSSAVVNPSLSSSSGITPLPTSSAPVPASSSAASVVVNYPQLATGANSTYALANYTYWKSYHVSSVEQDMALYPSIAPEFPLVFSAAFLPASRVIWSNQSTGYYKQSCSVDDAVDNKYRACTVSEGMGYGMLLAYFNGDDATFNSLWNYTRAFRDYEGTGLMPWITYSFHYSTPDNSSATDADLDIATSLILMYYKTGNAMYLQDALVLVNALWNLEVNPANLLLYSGDTDLWKGANPAYNLSYFSPVALRLFAIVDPAHNWTGVLEAMYAYMQKVQNAGTGVFPDWSNEAGVAVNPPNNSATTTYWTFNKEAVRIPWRIAWDYYWYQDPRAATILTKLNTFISDKAKGNPDDKALAVNYSWNLDVGKDKTNNTSVPSEWYAAWCATGIAGNAAWLNACTMGMNNTVHTNGLPLWNSKSSYFSDILFTMYSGLLNGAFLRPAGI
- a CDS encoding BatD family protein gives rise to the protein MKKNANTKVSKPVKAKKAKAETQEKNADSLLVATKNDSTNVLAVEPDSSSVGGSANELQLPTPEQLGISISTGLSGAPLKVIVGDTIDFPVTVSWSAQGSAILVVPTSSANAKGLLQLGVSQESSRTVKDGKELAQITFNYKLVVQDTGNLNIPAMRFEIPTPMGQSLDLRSDSVPLRADAPVSMLPIVVGVFVALCLVFAGLWRVRRRAKAKKVLEKWKDALAAIREHMLVLKQRVNVADSREWLLELEGVCKEYVALRFHVKDASSVNLDNLVKEGVLDGWEHLVEEFAHARYGGGIRDSFENKETWKIALSLMGLEEE